From the Macaca nemestrina isolate mMacNem1 chromosome 7, mMacNem.hap1, whole genome shotgun sequence genome, one window contains:
- the LOC105495852 gene encoding palmitoyltransferase ZDHHC22: MLALRLLNVVAPAYFLCISLVTFVLQLFLFLPSMREDPAAARLFSPALLHGALFLFLSANALGNYVLVIQNSPDDLGACQGASTRKVPCPSPSTHFCRVCARVTLRHDHHCFFTGNCIGSRNMRNFVLFCLYTSLACLYSMVAGVAYISAVLSISFAHPLAFLTLLPTSISQFFSGAVLGSEMFVILMLYLWFAIGLACAGFCCHQLLLILRGQTRHQVRKGVAVRARPWRKNLQEVFGKRWLLGLLVPMFNVGSESSKQQDK; this comes from the exons ATGCTGGCCCTGCGGCTGCTCAACGTGGTGGCCCCCGCCTACTTCTTGTGCATCTCCCTGGTGACCTTCGTGCTGCagctcttcctcttcctgcccAGCATGCGCGAGGACCCCGCGGCCGCCCGGCTCTTCTCGCCGGCCCTGCTCCACGGGGCGCTCTTCCTATTCCTCTCGGCCAACGCCCTGGGCAATTACGTCCTGGTCATCCAGAACTCCCCAGACGACCTGGGCGCCTGCCAGGGGGCCTCGACCAGGAAGGTTCCGTGCCCCTCACCTAGCACCCACTTCTGCCGAGTGTGCGCCAGAGTCACCCTGAGGCACGACCATCACTGTTTCTTCACCGGCAACTGCATCGGCAGCAGGAACATGCGTAACTTCGTCTTGTTCTGCCTCTACACCTCCCTGGCCTGCCTCTACTCCATGGTGGCCGGCGTGGCCTACATCTCCGCGGTCCTTTCCATCTCCTTCGCCCACCCCCTGGCCTTCCTCACGCTCCTGCCCACCTCCATCAGCCAGTTCTTCTCCG GAGCTGTCCTGGGTTCTGAAATGTTCGTCATCCTCATGCTCTACCTCTGGTTCGCCATCGGCCTGGCCTGCGCTGGCTTCTGCTGCCACCAGCTGCTGTTGATCCTCCGCGGGCAGACCCGCCACCAGGTGCGGAAGGGGGTGGCAGTGAGGGCCCGGCCCTGGCGCAAGAACCTACAAGAGGTCTTCGGAAAGAGGTGGCTGCTGGGCCTGCTGGTCCCCATGTTCAATGTCGGAAGTGAGAGCTCCAAGCAGCAGGATAAGTAG